A genome region from Actinopolymorpha sp. NPDC004070 includes the following:
- a CDS encoding MCE family protein, which produces MRSRSPRYYTTVGAVGLLVLAALVYVAFHAADLPLIGGGTTYAARFGEAGGLRADDEVRVAGVKVGHVRAVELAGSHVRVEFRITDDRVRLGRDTGAAIRIRTLLGRKYLSLVPSGPGRLDPATEIPQSRTVSPYDVVEAFGDLATTTGRIDTAQLATALDTLSTTFAGTPAEVRGSLDGLSRLSRTIASRDQELHRLLAHANQVSRVLADRDTELVALVRDGDLVLREVRARRALIHQLLVTAQELSAQISGLVADNQARLEPALKRLASVVGMLRANQDSLDRSIRALAPFLRVFTNTVGTGPWFDTYIPNLVPLPAAPRLPGGGR; this is translated from the coding sequence ATGAGGTCGCGGTCGCCCCGCTACTACACCACCGTCGGCGCGGTGGGGCTCCTCGTGCTCGCCGCCCTGGTCTACGTCGCGTTCCACGCCGCCGACCTGCCGCTGATCGGGGGCGGTACGACGTACGCCGCGCGGTTCGGCGAGGCCGGCGGGCTCCGGGCCGACGACGAGGTTCGGGTCGCGGGAGTGAAGGTCGGGCACGTCCGCGCGGTCGAGCTCGCCGGGTCGCACGTGCGGGTGGAGTTCCGGATCACCGACGACCGGGTCCGGCTCGGGCGCGACACGGGTGCGGCGATCCGGATCCGCACGCTGCTCGGCCGCAAGTACCTCTCCCTGGTGCCGTCGGGACCGGGGAGGCTGGACCCGGCCACGGAGATCCCGCAGTCCCGCACCGTCTCGCCGTACGACGTGGTCGAGGCGTTCGGCGACCTGGCCACGACCACCGGCCGGATCGACACCGCGCAGCTCGCCACCGCGCTGGACACGCTGAGCACGACGTTCGCGGGTACACCGGCGGAGGTCCGCGGCTCGCTCGACGGGCTGTCCCGGCTGTCGCGCACCATCGCCTCGCGCGACCAGGAGCTGCACCGGCTGCTCGCGCACGCCAACCAGGTGTCCCGCGTCCTCGCCGACCGGGACACCGAACTCGTCGCGCTGGTCCGCGACGGCGACCTGGTGCTGCGCGAGGTGCGTGCCCGGCGGGCGCTGATCCACCAGCTGCTGGTCACCGCGCAGGAGCTGTCGGCGCAGATCAGCGGCCTGGTGGCGGACAACCAGGCCCGGCTGGAGCCGGCGCTGAAGCGGCTGGCCTCGGTGGTCGGCATGCTCCGCGCCAACCAGGACAGCCTGGACCGGAGCATCCGGGCGCTGGCGCCGTTCCTGCGGGTGTTCACCAACACCGTCGGCACCGGCCCGTGGTTCGACACCTACATCCCCAACCTGGTGCCGCTTCCCGCCGCTCCGCGGCTCCCCGGAGGTGGCCGATGA
- a CDS encoding MCE family protein, producing the protein MIRVPGTLRGSLRGNLSRSPRGSSPKKASARGWEWARARGRAVAVVLALAAVAGLTYAVWPDPPRRHLVAHFPRTVGLYAGSDVRILGVPVGRVDQVRPEGTAVRVEMSYDAKQKVPADARAVVISPSMVSDRYVQLTPVYRGGPVLADGAEIALPRTAVPVELDRIYQSLDDLVVALGPNGANQKGSLSRLLTVGADNLRGQGGKLHSTVGDLADATQTLSGGRQDLFATVRQLQKFTGALAASDTQVRAFNSDLAGVADQLAGERGDLRAALAELAAALTDVAAFVRDNRAEVRANVHGLTELSKTLVRQQDALREVLDTAPVALSNLDHTYNPRTGTLDTRNNFAQTDDPGAYLCALLRQSGQPKSVCDDLTKVLDDLPLPQVPGGPAADGTSGTGTSGTGTAGAAGAGTAGQSAPTSDRTLGGILR; encoded by the coding sequence ATGATCCGGGTGCCCGGCACGCTGCGTGGGAGCCTGCGTGGGAACTTGTCGAGGAGCCCGCGCGGGAGCTCGCCGAAAAAGGCGTCCGCGCGCGGGTGGGAGTGGGCCCGGGCGCGCGGGCGGGCAGTCGCCGTCGTCCTCGCCCTGGCCGCGGTGGCCGGGCTCACCTACGCGGTGTGGCCGGACCCGCCGCGCAGGCACCTGGTGGCGCACTTCCCGCGGACGGTCGGCCTCTACGCCGGCTCCGACGTACGCATCCTCGGCGTGCCGGTGGGCCGGGTGGACCAGGTCCGCCCGGAGGGGACCGCCGTGCGGGTCGAGATGTCGTACGACGCGAAGCAGAAGGTCCCCGCCGACGCCCGGGCGGTGGTGATCTCGCCGTCGATGGTCAGCGACCGGTACGTCCAGCTCACCCCGGTCTACCGCGGCGGGCCCGTGCTCGCCGACGGAGCCGAGATCGCGCTGCCGCGCACTGCCGTTCCCGTCGAACTGGACCGCATCTACCAGAGCCTGGACGACCTGGTGGTCGCCCTCGGCCCGAACGGCGCCAACCAGAAGGGCTCGTTGTCCCGGCTGCTCACCGTGGGCGCGGACAACCTGCGCGGGCAGGGCGGGAAGCTGCACTCCACGGTCGGCGACCTCGCCGACGCCACCCAGACGCTGTCCGGCGGGCGGCAGGACCTGTTCGCGACCGTACGGCAACTGCAGAAGTTCACCGGCGCACTGGCGGCCAGCGACACGCAGGTCCGTGCGTTCAACAGCGACCTGGCCGGCGTCGCGGACCAGCTTGCGGGGGAGCGGGGCGACCTGCGCGCCGCGCTCGCCGAACTCGCCGCCGCCCTCACCGACGTGGCGGCGTTCGTCCGGGACAACCGCGCCGAGGTACGCGCCAACGTGCACGGTCTCACCGAGCTGTCGAAGACGCTCGTACGGCAACAGGACGCCCTGCGCGAGGTGCTGGACACCGCGCCGGTGGCCCTGTCCAACCTCGACCACACCTACAACCCGCGTACGGGCACGCTGGACACGCGGAACAACTTCGCCCAGACCGACGACCCCGGTGCCTACCTGTGCGCGCTGCTGCGCCAGTCCGGGCAGCCGAAGTCGGTGTGCGACGACCTGACCAAGGTCCTCGACGACCTGCCGTTGCCGCAGGTGCCGGGCGGGCCGGCCGCCGACGGCACATCGGGGACCGGCACATCGGGCACGGGCACGGCGGGCGCGGCGGGCGCGGGCACGGCCGGGCAGTCCGCCCCGACCAGCGACCGCACGCTCGGCGGGATCCTCCGATGA
- a CDS encoding MCE family protein, with the protein MSAVPGRRGAATVRPTAVLRTGVLLLVGVLLTGCGFTVYDLPLPGGGGAGGDAYEVTVRFRDVLDLVPRSAVKVDDVTVGEVEKVYLDGYTADVRLRLARTVRLPDNATARIRQTSLLGEKFVSLSPPADRAGYGRLGDGDVISLARTGRDVEVEEVLSALSLLLNGGGVAQLKTIEVELNKAMSGREPDVRRLLTNLNTFLGQLDAHKQDITRAIENLDRLSASMAAQKTTLAAAVDQLPAALKVLADQRRDLTRMLVELSRLGDVGARVIVASREDLLANLRALDPILTELARAGDSLPKSLQLLFTYPFSDATANAVAGDYTNLQLTLDVDLQGLLSGRAPLPVPPLPRVPLPTRAPTTRPTVPVPTSLPRVPLPTALPTSLPTSLPTLPVPHPKRPGPGCLPPLACADGAAYVVPAYDPNLGRLLVGGVL; encoded by the coding sequence ATGAGCGCGGTGCCGGGGCGGCGCGGGGCCGCGACCGTACGCCCGACCGCCGTACTCCGGACCGGCGTACTCCTCCTCGTCGGCGTCCTGCTCACCGGCTGCGGCTTCACCGTCTACGACCTCCCCCTTCCCGGCGGCGGGGGAGCCGGCGGGGACGCCTACGAGGTGACGGTGCGGTTCCGGGACGTGCTCGACCTGGTGCCGCGCTCGGCGGTGAAGGTCGACGACGTCACGGTCGGCGAGGTGGAGAAGGTCTACCTGGACGGCTACACCGCCGACGTGCGGCTCCGGCTCGCCCGGACGGTGCGGCTGCCCGACAACGCGACCGCGCGGATCCGCCAGACGAGTCTGCTCGGGGAGAAGTTCGTCTCCCTGTCGCCGCCCGCCGACCGGGCCGGCTACGGGCGGCTCGGTGACGGTGACGTGATCTCGCTCGCCCGTACCGGCCGCGACGTCGAGGTCGAGGAGGTGCTCTCGGCGCTGTCGCTGCTGCTCAACGGCGGGGGAGTGGCGCAGCTGAAGACCATCGAGGTCGAGCTGAACAAGGCGATGTCGGGCCGCGAACCGGACGTACGCCGGCTGCTGACCAACCTGAACACCTTCCTCGGGCAGCTCGACGCCCACAAGCAGGACATCACCCGGGCGATCGAGAACCTGGACCGGCTGTCGGCGTCCATGGCCGCGCAGAAGACCACCCTGGCCGCGGCCGTGGACCAGCTGCCTGCCGCCCTGAAGGTCCTTGCCGACCAGCGCCGCGACCTCACCCGGATGCTGGTGGAGCTGTCCCGGCTCGGCGACGTCGGCGCGCGGGTGATCGTCGCCTCCCGCGAGGACCTGCTGGCCAACCTGCGTGCGCTGGACCCGATCCTCACCGAGCTGGCCCGCGCGGGAGACAGCCTGCCGAAGTCGCTGCAGCTGCTGTTCACCTATCCGTTCTCCGACGCCACGGCGAACGCGGTCGCCGGCGACTACACCAACCTCCAGCTCACCCTCGACGTCGACCTGCAGGGCCTGCTGTCCGGTCGTGCTCCGCTGCCGGTTCCGCCGCTGCCCCGCGTCCCGCTCCCCACCAGGGCGCCCACCACCCGCCCGACCGTGCCGGTCCCGACGTCACTGCCCAGAGTCCCGCTCCCGACCGCGTTGCCCACCTCCCTGCCGACGTCCCTGCCGACGCTGCCGGTGCCGCACCCGAAGAGACCGGGGCCGGGCTGCCTGCCGCCGCTGGCCTGCGCCGACGGCGCCGCGTACGTCGTTCCCGCCTACGACCCGAACCTCGGCCGGCTGCTCGTCGGAGGTGTGCTGTGA
- a CDS encoding MlaD family protein: MITRTVRIQLVVFVALTLVGTAVAGIRYAGLGRTLLGGTYVVDADFADAGGIFTGAEVTYRGVAVGRVDRLRPTRSGVDVALTLDAGTRVPADTLAVVANRSAIGEQYVDLQPRQRGGPYLRDGTRIARADTRTPLPTTTLLLDLDRLASSVPKKDLVTVLDELGTAFAGTGPDLARLVDAGNSLVETADANLAQTVDLIDRGGTVLDTQRDSGTAIRSFAGDLADLSDTVAGADPDLREVLASGVLTAQQVQGLVDENAGDVSVLLANLASTGQLVRVRLRGVQQALILYPYVVRGGYTVVARDPGTGHYTAHFGLQLATSPGSCRQGYQGTRRRSPQELGPTPVNTDARCTDRTTTERGAQNAPGAGAGAPRTGPKSPRPGAPQSDAGRSGSGRSGVRPAAYDPATGVVRLPGGEPARIGSLGGEQRAFGKESWKWLLIGPMTR, encoded by the coding sequence GTGATCACCCGCACCGTCCGGATCCAGCTGGTGGTGTTCGTGGCGCTGACGCTGGTGGGTACCGCCGTCGCCGGGATCAGGTACGCCGGACTCGGGCGGACGCTCCTCGGCGGGACGTACGTCGTGGATGCCGACTTCGCCGACGCCGGAGGGATCTTCACCGGCGCGGAGGTCACCTACCGCGGAGTCGCCGTCGGGCGAGTCGACCGGCTGCGTCCCACCAGGTCCGGCGTCGACGTCGCGCTCACTCTCGACGCCGGCACCCGCGTACCCGCCGACACCCTCGCCGTGGTCGCCAACCGCTCGGCGATCGGTGAGCAGTACGTCGATCTCCAGCCCCGGCAGCGCGGGGGGCCGTACCTGCGCGACGGCACCCGGATCGCCCGCGCCGACACCCGGACGCCGCTGCCCACGACGACGCTGCTGCTCGACCTGGACCGGCTCGCCTCGTCGGTGCCGAAGAAGGACCTGGTCACGGTCCTGGACGAGCTCGGGACGGCGTTCGCCGGCACCGGCCCGGATCTCGCCCGGCTGGTCGACGCGGGGAACTCCCTGGTCGAGACGGCCGACGCCAACCTCGCCCAGACCGTCGACCTGATCGACCGCGGCGGCACCGTCCTCGACACCCAGCGGGACTCCGGCACCGCGATCAGGAGCTTCGCCGGCGACCTCGCGGACCTGTCCGACACGGTGGCCGGAGCCGACCCGGACCTGCGCGAGGTGCTGGCGTCCGGCGTCCTGACCGCCCAGCAGGTGCAGGGCCTGGTGGACGAGAACGCCGGCGACGTGTCCGTACTCCTCGCCAACCTCGCGAGCACCGGGCAGCTCGTCCGGGTCCGGCTGCGGGGGGTCCAGCAGGCGCTGATCCTCTACCCGTACGTCGTCCGCGGTGGCTACACCGTGGTCGCCCGCGACCCCGGCACCGGCCACTACACGGCGCACTTCGGGCTCCAGCTCGCGACCTCGCCCGGGTCCTGCCGCCAGGGCTACCAGGGCACGAGGCGGCGGAGCCCGCAGGAGCTGGGACCGACACCGGTGAACACCGACGCGCGGTGCACCGACCGTACGACCACGGAACGCGGGGCCCAGAACGCTCCGGGGGCCGGTGCCGGCGCGCCGCGAACGGGCCCGAAGTCTCCGCGGCCGGGGGCGCCGCAGTCCGACGCTGGACGGTCGGGGTCCGGACGGTCGGGGGTCCGGCCGGCGGCGTACGACCCGGCGACCGGAGTGGTCCGGCTCCCCGGGGGAGAGCCGGCCCGGATCGGCTCACTCGGGGGAGAGCAACGTGCCTTCGGAAAGGAGTCGTGGAAGTGGCTGTTGATCGGACCGATGACGCGATGA